One bacterium DNA window includes the following coding sequences:
- a CDS encoding ABC transporter ATP-binding protein — protein sequence MIVVEHVSQRFDAGAVHTVALHDISLAISVGEFVSLIGPSGCGKSTLLRIIGDLITPTEGVVHVNGKPPREARLARDYGIVFQSPVLYDWRTVRRNVELPLEVMSFPRHEWTARADRMLRLVGLEQFQAHYPWQLSGGMQQRVSIARALAFSPPILLMDEPFGALDELTRERMNQELLAIWAQTHNTVVFVTHSIPEAVFLSSRVIALTPRPGRIERIVEIDLPYPRNVATRESPRFFALVTQVRSALREA from the coding sequence ATGATCGTCGTGGAGCACGTCAGCCAGCGGTTCGACGCCGGGGCCGTCCATACGGTTGCGCTGCACGACATTTCCCTGGCGATCTCCGTTGGGGAGTTTGTGTCGCTGATCGGCCCATCTGGATGCGGCAAGTCCACTCTCCTGCGGATCATAGGGGATCTCATCACCCCGACCGAAGGTGTGGTGCACGTGAACGGGAAGCCCCCCCGCGAGGCCCGGCTGGCCCGCGATTACGGGATCGTGTTCCAGTCACCGGTGTTGTACGATTGGCGGACGGTCCGCCGCAATGTCGAACTCCCGCTGGAAGTGATGAGCTTCCCGCGTCACGAATGGACCGCGCGCGCCGACCGCATGCTCAGACTGGTGGGCCTCGAGCAGTTCCAGGCCCACTACCCATGGCAGCTCTCCGGTGGGATGCAGCAGCGCGTGAGCATCGCGCGGGCGCTGGCGTTCAGTCCTCCGATCCTCCTGATGGATGAGCCGTTCGGGGCCCTCGACGAATTGACCCGCGAGCGGATGAACCAGGAACTGCTGGCGATCTGGGCACAGACCCACAACACCGTTGTGTTTGTGACGCACAGCATTCCCGAAGCGGTGTTCCTCAGTTCACGGGTGATCGCCCTGACCCCGCGTCCGGGCAGGATCGAGCGCATCGTAGAGATCGATCTCCCGTACCCTCGGAACGTAGCGACGCGCGAATCGCCCCGCTTCTTCGCGCTGGTCACCCAGGTCCGCTCGGCCCTCCGGGAAGCCTGA
- a CDS encoding ABC transporter permease, whose amino-acid sequence MIPVAGVIIGGMLLWELVKAAFSIPDFKLPHTYAILGELFRRTGRGELWLTALGRNALVTGGEALAGFLMGGLAGFVIAAAFIHWPFAERGLLPYVVASQTVPILAIAPMVVVWLGTGWISKAIIASYLTFFPVTINVLRGLRAVPPDALALMRSYGATPGQVFFKLRLPASVPYLFTALRISATASVVGAIIGELPVGSAAGLGVVIINAAQYYTFRATNLWAAILVAALLGMVFYFLIVEVERLVVRGQQSVADGESA is encoded by the coding sequence GTGATTCCTGTTGCGGGGGTGATCATCGGCGGGATGCTCCTGTGGGAGCTCGTGAAAGCGGCCTTCAGTATCCCCGACTTCAAACTGCCGCATACGTACGCGATCCTGGGGGAACTGTTCCGGCGGACAGGTCGCGGTGAACTCTGGCTTACCGCGCTCGGGCGGAATGCCCTGGTCACCGGCGGCGAAGCGCTCGCCGGATTCCTTATGGGCGGGCTCGCCGGGTTTGTCATCGCCGCGGCGTTCATCCACTGGCCATTCGCGGAGCGGGGGCTCCTGCCGTACGTGGTGGCTTCGCAGACCGTACCGATCCTGGCCATCGCGCCGATGGTCGTCGTCTGGCTCGGAACGGGCTGGATCAGCAAGGCCATCATCGCCAGTTACTTGACCTTCTTCCCCGTGACGATCAATGTGCTGCGCGGCCTGCGCGCGGTGCCGCCCGATGCCCTCGCCCTGATGCGATCATACGGCGCCACGCCGGGCCAGGTGTTCTTCAAGTTGCGGCTTCCGGCCTCGGTGCCGTATCTGTTCACGGCCCTCAGGATTTCGGCGACTGCGAGCGTCGTCGGCGCGATCATCGGCGAGCTGCCCGTGGGATCGGCGGCCGGCCTGGGGGTCGTGATCATCAACGCAGCCCAATACTATACGTTCCGGGCGACCAACCTGTGGGCGGCGATTCTGGTGGCGGCGCTCCTGGGGATGGTCTTTTACTTCCTCATCGTGGAAGTGGAGCGGTTGGTGGTGCGCGGACAGCAGTCCGTCGCAGACGGTGAGTCCGCGTGA
- a CDS encoding cupin domain-containing protein, with amino-acid sequence MPVFRFSDIKSEYVTPKYSKAFGPLLTGTQIEVGELHFGKGEGAVPHAHPQEQVMVVVTGRLRVTIDGQTSDLGPGEGFLAPPNVPHQVEALEDTEALSCKGLVDGRGHRI; translated from the coding sequence ATGCCGGTGTTCCGGTTCTCCGACATCAAAAGCGAATACGTGACCCCTAAGTACTCGAAGGCGTTCGGCCCGCTCCTCACCGGGACCCAAATCGAGGTGGGAGAATTACACTTCGGAAAGGGCGAGGGAGCGGTCCCTCATGCGCACCCCCAGGAGCAGGTCATGGTGGTGGTTACCGGGCGCCTCCGGGTCACCATCGATGGGCAGACCAGCGACCTGGGGCCGGGCGAGGGATTCCTGGCGCCGCCAAACGTGCCGCATCAGGTGGAGGCACTCGAGGACACGGAAGCCTTAAGCTGCAAGGGGCTCGTGGACGGCCGCGGCCACCGCATTTGA